The genomic region GTGGGGATTGCTAGAACCATACATAATTGATACAGAAGAAGAAGTAGCTATAATTCCGAATCTTCCTAGTGCTTGGCAAGGGTAGAGAGTCGCAGTTATTGGCGATCCCACTTATGCTGTTTTGGGCAATCACGACTATGCCTTGGCTTCTGAGAAAGATTCTCCAGATCGATCGCTGGCTACCAAACTCACAGCAAGAGCTGGAAACTGTTGGCGTTCGAGTCCTGCAAAATCAAGCTGTGACACTAACACTGCCTACAAATCGCGATCGCCCCTCGATCGCAGCAGCAACTACACCACCCTTATATTTGGTAGGCATAGGTTCGCACTGGGCAGATTGCGATCGCCCCGCAGTTGCCCTCGCGCAAGTGCCGAACGAAGCACCTAGATTTGCAATGATGCATCATCCCGATTCGTTTGCTAAATTTCCGCCCAACACTGCACCGATAGCTGTAGCAGGACACGCTCACGGCGGACAAATTCGCTTACCATTCTTGCCAGGGCTAACTTGGTTGTCTTACGTAAAAGATGATGAGGTCTACGCCGACGGCTGGATTGACGGCTACGGAGAGCCAGGAAACCATCTCTACGTGAATCGAGGCATCGGTTTTAGTCTCGTTCCGATCGCAATTAACTGTCCGCCGGAAATTACTTTTTTCACTCTGCGGCAAAGCCGTTAGCTGGCTGTTACACATGACTTTTGGTATTAGCATCCATATCCAGCACCATCGAAGACTTGGTTTAATCGCTCGTTTTCGTATTCATAGATGCCATAACTAGTGGCTTCGTAGCCATTATTTTGAACTATAACTTCCTCTACGCCGTCTCCATTCACATCTACAGTACCGATGAGGTCGTAAGCCGGACTGTTACTCGCTTCTACAGGTGGTTCGACACTGTAAGATTTCCCTTGACTCGAAATTACTTGTGGCTGCTTGTTTTTGTAAGTTAACCACACGGTAGCATAGACAGTGGTAGCAGCTTTAGAGTTTGCCCCTTTTCTTACCTGTCCGAAAACTTCTGGAGAACCATCGCCATCGAGATCGCGAACGGATATTTTATCGATCGCAATTGTGGAGCCGACTTTGATGTTTTGAGTATTGGGAGATTCAGAAATTGCAGATTCAGCCGCCGCCAGTAAATCCCGTTCGTACCGTTCTAAATCGGCTGGGTTGGGATTGGGCTTTTGAGTTGGGACGGGATAGTAGTGATGCAGAGCGATCGCCAAGCGCCATGATTCATCTACTTTCTGACCGTTGATAAAGCCACTCGTACCGCCAGAACGTTCTTGGGCAATCGCGTTGTAGATATCTGCGAGCGAGCGGCGATCCTCAAATTGCCCTTGTCCTACTAGTAGAGAAGAACAGGCAAATTGACTCACTGTCAATTGTTCGACTTCAAAGTTACCAACTTGGCGATCTTGATTAATTATGGTATTTTTCTCGACTGCATTTAAAAAACTCTGCTGTCGTTGATTTTTAATTAACTGTTCTGAACTAAAATTATTTCTGATTAAAAGAGTGACATCATCGCTCACATCTACATATTCGTCATCAATATAGAAAGCGATCGGATAAATTTCTCCGCGATATTCTTGTTTGAAATTATCTCTTTTAACTAAAAACAATGCTAGTAAGTTAGTCTGCTCGGCTTGCTGCTTCTGTGCGGCTATGCTGGAATCCGAAGGCTGAGCAGACTTAACTGGAGGATTTTGAAGAGTTTGACAAGCAGCGATCTCTCCTAAAAAGAATAAACTTACTAAGTAAAAAAATCTCTGTCTAATCATTTTTCCGAGCGTGAGTCTTTTCGAGTCAAAAGACTATTTAAAGTAATATCGTAGCAAAGAAGCCCCTAGCCAAGCTCCTACTATAACAACATAGACAAATAACACGACTCCAACTGGCTTGAGTGCGTCACAGATTACAGCGGCAATGCTAATCGCAAAAGAAAATAAGTTTCCCAAAGCAACAGACCACTTACTGGCAGCGATCGCGGGAGCAGTTAGAATTAACGGTGCAAGTCCAGCCGCAATCGCCTGCATGGTGTTGCTAGCATCGGCTCGTCCCCCTAGCAACTGTGCCAACAAATTAACCGCAGCAGATAGCCAAAACCATCCTAGCAATCCGGCAAAGGCAAAGAGTAAAATAAATCCAATCGCACCACCAATACCCAATCTAGCCGTACCTGCTGCATTTAGTGCTAGTACGAATACAATTAGCAATCCAATTGCGATCGCTACGGGAGCAGAAAATCGAGCTGCCGTTGGTCGAAAAAATGTAGTGTAGAGAGAATCCAACATAATTTATCCCCACAATTATTCCCACAGCGCCAGCGGAATCTTCTGCCAACGAGCCATTTGCAATTCTCTCAAATTAGGAATAAATCTATTTGTCACTGAGGAAAAGGAAATTCCTAAAGAGTCGCGCCAACCAGGGGAAGAGTAATTGCGAACAGTTGGTTCTCCAGAAATTTTTGCTAATTGTGCTGCTTTCATCAGAGCATCGTGGGTATTTCCTAGAGAATCCACTAACTTGACTTGTTGCGCTTGCGCGCCTGTAAATATGCGTCCGTCTGCTAAGGGTTTGAGTTGTTCGAGCGAAATCTTGCGTCCTGCAACTATAGCATCGAGGAATTGCTGGTAAGATTCCGTCACAATTCCCTGTAAAATTACTTGTTCTCTTGCTGAGAGATCTCGAAAAGGCGAGAGAATATCTTTATACTGACCGCTTTTGATATTACCTGTTTCAATCCCCACTTTATTCAGTAAGGGAGAGAGATTTTGAGTCCGAATAATGACCCCGATCGAGCCAGTTGTAGTTGCAGGATTAGCAACGATGTGGTGAGCGGCACTAGCAACATAATAACCGCCGGAAGCTGCCACATCTCCCATGCTGGCAACAATTTGAATTGGAGTTTCATTACGAGTCCGCATTAGCTCGTTGTAAACTGCTTGAGAAGCAGCCGCAGTCCCGCCAGGGCTATTGATATGCAATAAAATTGCTTTTACTCCATCTTTACGAGCTTGGCGAATCGATTTAATAATGGCGTTCGAGTTGGAGTTGTCTACACTTCCAAAAGGTGTTGTAGGTTCGTCGCTAATCGTCCCGTAGATTTCCAGTAAAGCTACCTGGGCTGGTGTACCTGTTCTTCCCATGCGATCGCTGGCAACTTCAGATGAGCGGGGGTTTCCTAGCCAATTACCCAGTGCTGCCAATAGACAAACAATTATCAGCACTAAGGCAAAAATTCTATCCCAGCGCACAATATTTCTCCTGGTTGCTTTTACAGCATTACCATCTTTGCTCTTATAAAAAGTTGCACCAATGAATGCTGAGTTTGCTCAGTGGACGGTCAATTTCATTCCGGCAGAGTGGACGCAAGTACGGAACCAGTGGGAGTATTCGCACGCGACACGTTTTGTCCTGCAACTGCTCGGCTTGAGTGCGCTTCTGATCTCCGTACTGAGTGAGACTTCAGCAAAGCGTTCCCCCAATCGAACAACCCCTAAGATGGCAAATTTAACCAGTTGCTAAGTAAAGTACGCTGCCATCACACTATGCTACTTTCTCTCAAGCGCAACAACTGATTGGGAGCGTCACGGCATTTTTAAATTCTCTAGTACCATTAACAGATCGATTAGAAGAATTTCTACTAAATCGCAATATACAGGTAAACTTCAATCTCATTTAGCAAGAGTTACAAAGACAAATTTTAGCAGCATACAGCACGACAATAACTTATTTTTTTCATGCATTCAAAAGTATTTTTTCGCTAATTTTATTACGCTTGTGTTAATTGCTGTCATTACTTTTTTTTTTATATTACTCGATGGACAAAGACTTTAGCTTTTCATTCTGAAATTTTTGCCTAAAAATTCACAAAACCGTTTTTTAGTATATTTTATCGCCAATTATTAGGCTTTATTCAAGCTCAGTTAATATTAATCCAATGGTCACTTTCTTGCTATACTTGTGGGAGCTAAAGTTGCAGGAATAGTAGGTATTTCCCTGTAAATTCCTATAGTAAGCGTAATTGTTAGCTTTTTGAAATTGAAGAAATGAAAGCAGAGCAATAGAGATAAAAGAAATATAAAAGAGTATCCGCTAATCGTTTGCCTATTTTTCCGCCTTGGTAAGTTAAATATTCGATCGCCAAAATTTAACCTCAATTTAACTTTATTTTATTGAAATATTATTGACTTTATATCATTGATGTTGTAGACAATAGCTATTTTTAACTGTTGCTATATCGTAAGAAATAATTCCATTGATACTTGATTCGCTCGAACTCTTTTTTTTAAGATGTTAATGTTTTTAGGAACTTGTTGACAGTTAGATATATCTTCTAAATAGAATTTGCTGAAACCTCCTCTGAAACAGACTTCAGCAATAAGTTTAGGGATTCGCTCGCTAGATGTACAATGTCGCGATCGCTCAACTCAAATTTCTCATACTTCCTAAAAAAATTAGTGAAAAGATTTGAGGCTATTCAGTCTTCCTTTTAATCGCAATCTATCGATCCGAGCGTAGACGTGACGTTTCTATCAAACACAAAAGAGACCTTATGCTGACTCAAATTTCTTCAATGCGACGAGCTTTTCTTCTACCCTTGATTGCTATCTCTTTGGGTACTACTGCTTGTCAACCGCCGAATACTGTTGAAAATACACCTACGGGTAATCCTGCTACCTCTCCAGCAGCAGATACCGGAGGAGGTGGAAATGTTAGTTTGACTGGTGCTGGAGCAACTTTTCCGGCTCCGTTTTACCAACGGTGTTTTGCCGAGTACAACCAAAAGAATCCAAACGTAAGAGTCAGTTATCAACCTGTGGGTAGCGGTGCTGGTGTAGAACAGTTTACTCAGGGAACTGTGGACTTTGGCGCTAGCGACGTAGCAATTACAGAGGAACAAAGGAAAAAGATCGAGCGGGGGGCGCTGACAATTCCCTTGAGTGCTGGGGCGATTGTACTTGCATACAACTTACCTAGTGTGGAAAAACCCATCCGATTGCCACGGGAAATTTACCCAGCAATTTTTACGGGTGAAATTAAGAATTGGAATAATCCAAAAATTGCTGAAGCTAATCCTGGTGTAAATTTGCCTGACTTACCGATTACAGTCGTCC from Chroococcidiopsis sp. SAG 2025 harbors:
- the sppA gene encoding signal peptide peptidase SppA, which codes for MRWDRIFALVLIIVCLLAALGNWLGNPRSSEVASDRMGRTGTPAQVALLEIYGTISDEPTTPFGSVDNSNSNAIIKSIRQARKDGVKAILLHINSPGGTAAASQAVYNELMRTRNETPIQIVASMGDVAASGGYYVASAAHHIVANPATTTGSIGVIIRTQNLSPLLNKVGIETGNIKSGQYKDILSPFRDLSAREQVILQGIVTESYQQFLDAIVAGRKISLEQLKPLADGRIFTGAQAQQVKLVDSLGNTHDALMKAAQLAKISGEPTVRNYSSPGWRDSLGISFSSVTNRFIPNLRELQMARWQKIPLALWE
- the pstS gene encoding phosphate ABC transporter substrate-binding protein PstS yields the protein MLTQISSMRRAFLLPLIAISLGTTACQPPNTVENTPTGNPATSPAADTGGGGNVSLTGAGATFPAPFYQRCFAEYNQKNPNVRVSYQPVGSGAGVEQFTQGTVDFGASDVAITEEQRKKIERGALTIPLSAGAIVLAYNLPSVEKPIRLPREIYPAIFTGEIKNWNNPKIAEANPGVNLPDLPITVVHRADGSGTTAVFTEHLSEISPQWKSKVGAGKTVSWPVGIGAEGNQGVTAQIQQTKGAIGYVEYGYASENKLPVATLENNSGNFVAPTPETSANALESIELPENLVSFARDPQGEQSYPIVTYTWLLVYDQYQDQQKAQTIENVVNYALNECQKFSAELGYIPLPEGVVKKVAPTVEQIAS